The window GCGTCAGCCCCGCTCCAGACCCAGTGTCCGTATACAGGGTAGATTACTGCTACCATCAAGACACAGTAAACAAGGTAAGCCTTGAAATTGGTCCTCTCAGCCATTGCTCCCGAAACGATCGTTGCTCCGGTGGCAGCGAAGACCATCTGAAAGAACCAGCTGTTCCAGAGCGCGTTGTCCGCACCTGCCAGGAAGAACTGGTTAGTTCCTATAAGTCCCGCCGCATCGGCCCCGTACATTACACCCCAACCTACAGCCCAGTAGACCAGGATACCAATGACAACCGTCATGAAGTTTTTCATCAGGATGTTTGCAGTGTTTTTGCTCCTCGTAAGCCCCGTTTCCACAAGGGAGAAGCCTGCATGCATAAAGAATACCAGTCCACTTGCTATAAGCAGCCATATGAAGGTCAGTGAGGTCTGCACTCCTTCAATGGACGCTGCATTTTCCTCTGCTGTTACAGCAAGCGCTGGTGAAGACAACATTATAAATATCATACATATAATGATCAATAATTTTTCTATTTGTCGTATATTTTTTAACATACTATTCATTTACCTCCTTCCATTTTGATCGGCAACCGGTAAGTGCTTGTTTACTTTATTCTATATATAAGTTTCGCTTCACTTTTTGATAAATTAGTTTTTGATTAAAAAATACCAGCACATCGGACATCTTAATTAAAAATATAAGAAAGGGTGGTTTTTTGTGTCGGCATGAGATTAATAAGCAGACTCTAGTTTGACTATTTAAATATCATTCGCATTATAATTATTGGGAGATCATCCCTCATGCGTCTTCGGTTAAGTGAGGAATCATGATAAATTGCATATATTTCCACAACACCGATCCAAGATTTTAACCGAATATGGGATGGAGAAGGGTATCGATTTTAGGCAATAAGAGCAACATTTGAGGCAGACTTCTGGGACAAAATCGATAGACTTCAGGCAAAAAAATTCCTTAACCGATGACCAATGGATAATCCCTTTGATATAAATGTCAGGGATAGCTAGAAAAATAAAAAACAGATCAGTATGACTCAGTTCCAAAATCCAGTGATTTTTGCATTTTTCGATTGAAACACTGAATTTGCAGGAAGAATTCGATCTTATATCAAACTCACTATTCGAGATCTAAAGACTTCAATCAAGAAGACGTATTCAAAGGATTGTGACCATTTTCAAAATCTAGTGATTTTTAATTTCACGTTCATCACTGGATTTTGGTACTGTGTCATCAGTATACAGGATACAATGGGATTTCAGTCTCGACTTTTCTGGAACTTTCATGAACTTTAAAGTTATTGCCACCGGATTTTTTAAAGAGCCGTTTCTCAAAGTTCATTTAAATTTCCGGGTCCAGAATTACTCAGTTGATTCAAAAGAAGTATACCGGCTTTTGCCGGCCATGAGCTTATATAACCTGAGTTTGATAGTTTGATTTTTATGTTGAAAGATTGTTTTCATATCTGTTGGAATAATAAGTAATATTATTTCAACAAATTTTTGCCCATTTTTTACGATTCAATTTGACAGATGATTCTCTTTCTCTTGATGGCTATTTTCATAATTTTTGATCAAATTTTTGGTATAGAATTTGACAGATAGCATGAATCTCAGATAAAATATAGATACTATCCAAAAAGTCAGGTGCCAAAAGTGCCAAAATGGGACAAAAATCTCTACTAATCTACCTTATAGTGTTTGTGAAGCTGGAAAATCAGAGGCAATTTGATGAAATTTATGAATACTGTCAATTGATTTTTGATAAAAATCGAAGCCTCTCACTAAATTTAATTTGTACTGTCAAACTAAGGATATAAAGATATTTATTCCTTAGTTATAATCTATGTTGAATATAAATCGTTATAAAAAAATTATTTTTGAAAAAGCAACTCGGGAAAGTTCTTGGGCATTCAATCCACGAAAAAAAGAAAGAATAAACAGGATCTTTAATATATCCTGAGCAGTGAAAACCGAAAACAAAGAGCTTATGAGAAGTCAGTTTAGAATCTGTGTTTCCTAATTATATAAACCTTCGGAGCCACAACTACTGTGTGAAACTATCTTGATATTTATCCGAACTTAATTGTTTCAACAAATGTCCTGAATCTCTTATCACTCAAAATGGGGGTTCATTCAGAGTGATGGGGGACGTTTAACACAAAATGGAGAAGGGGGTTGATTTATAGATGACTGCAAATGTCATAGAAGTAAATAGGCTTGAGCACTCATATGGCTCTGTAAAAGCCGTTGATGATATCAGTTTTACTGTAAAAAAGGGGGAAATATTCTCATTTCTGGGTCCAAATGGAGCGGGCAAAAGTACTGTGATTAATATTCTTACAACACTCCGGAAGATCCAGAAAGGAGAAGCTAGAGTTAACGGGTATGATGTGGCAAAGGAATCAAAATCTGTAAGAAAATCAATAGGTATTGTTTTTCAGATGCTTTGCCTTGATCACGAAATGACTGTATGTGAGAATCTGGAATACCACGGAAAGATCTATTCTATGCCAAAAAAAGAAAGAAAAGAGCGCATTGAAGAGCTCTTAAAGCTAACAGAGCTGGAGAATAAAAGGGACACCCTGGCAAAAGATCTGAGTGGTGGTATGAAAAGAAGGCTTGAACTTGCAAGGGGATTGATGACAAAACCTGCAGTCCTTTTCCTGGACGAGCCAACAATAGGTTTTGACATCCAGACAAGAATGAGGATGTGGGAGTATTTGAGAGAAATAAAGAGAGAAGGCACTACGATATTTCTTACCACCCACTATATGGAAGAAGCCGATCAGCTTAGTGACAGGATTAGCATAATTGACAACGGAAAAATAATCGTAACCGGAACTGCAGATGAATTAAAGAATAAACTCGGTAAAGACCTTATTTATCTGGAAACCAGCGATAATAAAACGGTTGCAGAGATATTAAGGGCAATAGAATCAGTAAAAACCGTAACCGAA is drawn from Methanosarcina lacustris Z-7289 and contains these coding sequences:
- a CDS encoding ATP-binding cassette domain-containing protein, which produces MTANVIEVNRLEHSYGSVKAVDDISFTVKKGEIFSFLGPNGAGKSTVINILTTLRKIQKGEARVNGYDVAKESKSVRKSIGIVFQMLCLDHEMTVCENLEYHGKIYSMPKKERKERIEELLKLTELENKRDTLAKDLSGGMKRRLELARGLMTKPAVLFLDEPTIGFDIQTRMRMWEYLREIKREGTTIFLTTHYMEEADQLSDRISIIDNGKIIVTGTADELKNKLGKDLIYLETSDNKTVAEILRAIESVKTVTEDTKSLRVLLGVDVTHVLPLIMEKIRQAGIEITTVNIKKPSMDDVFVHYTGHGLREGEPQERDEGIKTGGVSE